One region of Armigeres subalbatus isolate Guangzhou_Male chromosome 3, GZ_Asu_2, whole genome shotgun sequence genomic DNA includes:
- the LOC134225749 gene encoding uncharacterized protein LOC134225749, with translation MSTSVPGLGGSGKLQQHYSHQQQQHHHQKKKPPSSSSRVEQLSLPPNVNGRRRGTLEVRLSAIRWTSAKSYPVVEVRLLWWGQNNQKVGSAVLRWEQARVNGEVGERVQQYQVLTSEELFRKYLRAAEPIQVRLVSSRTGSLVGTAAVSVPGKLVNFRAGEQVEATGRAEIVSGTGFALGEICFEFDLIFDTPEDKENNKSMVQQPVKKPLPVVLPERELQVKGVAVSLHNGREPKTFRSLDNHSQYKVLNYLSGNAISGSEDETLSEICSISPAGSMMDALDKYDTAPIPRKVEYLKSVDSVRMLVEGLKFTKAGLKEIIHKTKLASLIDVGFQIKVKLPSPQSNAVPKLKFVSTFVSDTGEVAFNKKSVSKISLPMKPEDSGFEFLVYLMLGPAFHQRSTTNRSIFLGSSIIKLDELTQNRLACYKRCPVRLASDDILLGMLTVRLELGARGLHFGSELIDALHLDKENVSISSSSSENDLPTQCWSFKPLQKCRIGSAGHPAQYCLPLTCSQDQQGTAQNAPKDLSPTQNSPSDPNSRQDVPQQQGSSKMDTGPKAMDTVETPAEQPKNLLHGVLHLGNLKECPILTAGGYFLVAHGFWTDEDNPVLTTELSQDCKTINYLITFPILPNNRFLERTKNQHMLVELWQKIPGTTEKLVGVTRLPLHQFYIAFRDAQLAEHLSRAKLPVISIDGWSGITSPLAADPCGQVHAVLAIGTENQIEYLKLSRGLTHTSGDAPMTSNKPTVPDAKPDQPPSQTMVTPSTAIAHQRDVDSYRPISTTNTGKQQSEVANMLSAFIENLAQRLPISSERSTAPCYDQNFADNRQATPPPPIPSSPHSQANNPQLRKTSELLENLQRALAQKPSENVATNLLTQSAASEATSPPQSEPPQKQPTIPAEEKLFKVSIEIEQAVNLPKVNVGKKFGKRNKNRTQQQQGASQQQRVEVEPSAYVTFEGYNLQPGMADTVKSHEGIVYTTAIVEGCCSPSWKKKFDVRLPVDLMTNDEKRFILKVWRKAAVHNTSSASSVKAAAFPAPMEDAVVGFTAVDLSVFLNGMPCILGWYNIMDFSGRCNGQIKVNIQPLENVTVYKGLEEGVNFQIPLSIDVECGGLDGGNTSLSRALKRKFTELEEITQRLRARLFDVTGDENVDPDDEFERDLNTEADEEEDDEWIDPLEDKSGQKRNSQFPNGSQQTRTTNTCSYTMSSEHRASERSLTGCSDRSTQIDSDAENRLLLEKLLKSHDLDTLINPNILKNLINPIMSTSESTPMTNPYANILESESSGGTSADADMSDDSVVAAGDGSTSDKVKLISSALQRATISDESTPLQTAEGSSGRQDSTDSNNSGKREAPEGEPMKVNDK, from the exons ATGTCCACAAGTGTGCCCGGTTTAGGTGGTAGTGGAAAACTACAACAGCATTACTcccatcagcagcagcagcatcatcaTCAGAAGAAGAAGCCGCCATCGTCGTCTTCTCGGGTGGAGCAGCTCAGCCTTCCGCCGAACGTGAACGGCCGTCGACGGGGAACGTTAGAGGTGCGTCTGTCCGCCATCCGGTGGACAAGTGCCAAAAGCTATCCGGTGGTGGAAGTTCGATTGCTGTGGTGGGGACAGAACAATCAGAAAGTGGGATCTGCTGTTTTGCGTTGGGAACAGGCAAGAGTAAACGGAGAAGTCGGGGAACGGGTGCAACAGTATCAAGTGCTAACAAGCGAGGAATTATTTCGAAAGTATTTAAGGGCAGCCGAACCGATACAGGTTCGATTGGTGTCGAGTAGAACGGGAAGTTTGGTGGGTACGGCAGCCGTTTCCGTACCGGGGAAGTTGGTAAATTTTCGTGCGGGTGAGCAAGTGGAAGCCACAGGAAGAGCGGAGATCGTCAGCGGAACGGGTTTTGCTTTAGGAGAGATTTGCTTTGAGTTTGATCTGATATTCGATACACCGGAGGACAaggaaaacaacaaaagcatGGTTCAGCAGCCAGTGAAGAAGCCACTTCCGGTGGTTCTTCCGGAAAGAGAACTGCAGGTGAAAGGAGTTGCGGTTTCATTGCACAATGGAAGAGAG ccaaaaaCATTCCGATCTTTGGACAACCATTCTCAATACAAAGTCCTAAACTATTTATCGGGTAATGCTATTTCCGGATCTGAGGACGAAACGCTCAGCGAAATATGTTCAATTTCACCCGCAGGAAGCATGATGGATGCATTGGATAAATATGATACCGCGCCGATCCCGAGAAAGGTGGAATATTTGAAATCCGTCGACTCGGTCCGAATGTTGGTTGAAGGTCTCAAGTTCACTAAGGCTGGACTGAAAGAGATTATTCACAAAACTAAGCTGGCATCATTAATTGACGTGGGATTTCAGATTAAAGTAAAACTCCCTTCTCCGCAATCGAATGCTGTTCCCAAGCTTAAGTTTGTATCAACGTTTGTTTCGGATACTGGAGAGGTTGCTTTCAATAAGAAATCTGTATCTAAGATTTCGCTTCCAATGAAACCTGAAGACAGTGGATTTGAGTTTCTCGTTTACTTGATGCTTGGTCCTGCTTTTCATCAACGGTCAACGACTAATAGATCGATCTTCCTGGGTTCATCAATAATCAAATTGGATGAATTAACCCAAAATAGGCTCGCCTGCTACAAACGATGTCCAGTTCGGTTGGCCTCCGACGACATTCTCCTGGGAATGCTGACTGTCCGTCTGGAACTGGGTGCTCGTGGCTTGCACTTTGGATCAGAGCTCATCGATGCGCTACATTTAGATAAAGAAAACGTATCCATCAGCAGTTCATCGAGTGAAAACGATTTGCCAACACAGTGTTGGTCATTCAAACCTCTTCAGAAATGCAGGATAGGTTCCGCAGGACATCCCGCTCAGTACTGTCTACCATTAACTTGCAGTCAAGATCAGCAAGGAACCGCACAAAACGCTCCGAAAGATCTGTCTCCTACACAAAATTCACCCTCGGATCCGAATTCTCGACAAGACGTTCCGCAACAACAAGGATCTTCTAAGATGGATACTGGGCCAAAAGCGATGGACACTGTAGAAACTCCTGCGGAACAACCTAAGAATCTTCTACATGGAGTACTTCATCTTGGAAATCTGAAAGAATGCCCGATTTTGACGGCAGGTGGATATTTCCTGGTGGCGCACGGTTTCTGGACGGACGAAGATAATCCGGTTCTGACTACGGAACTGTCTCAAGATTGTAAAACAATCAATTATTTGATAACCTTTCCGATACTTCCTAATAATCGCTTTTTGGAGCGTACAAAAAATCAGCACATGTTAGTGGAACTGTGGCAGAAAATTCCAGGCACCACCGAAAAGCTTGTAGGAGTTACTCGGCTTCCGTTGCATCAGTTCTACATTGCTTTCCGAGATGCTCAGTTGGCGGAACATTTGTCCCGTGCCAAACTTCCGGTTATCTCCATCGATGGATGGAGTGGTATCACATCTCCACTTGCAGCAGATCCGTGCGGTCAAGTGCACGCCGTGCTGGCCATCGGAACCGAAAACCAGATCGAGTACTTGAAGTTGTCCCGAGGTTTGACGCACACTTCTGGCGATGCACCGATGACCTCAAACAAACCTACCGTACCGGACGCAAAACCAGATCAACCACCATCGCAAACAATGGTAACTCCCTCAACGGCCATTGCCCACCAGCGTGATGTCGATTCGTATCGGCCAATTAGCACTACGAATACTGGCAAACAGCAATCCGAAGTTGCCAACATGCTGTCTGCATTCATTGAAAATCTTGCCCAACGGCTGCCAATCTCATCGGAGAGAAGCACCGCCCCATGCTACGATCAGAATTTCGCCGACAACCGTCAAGCAACTCCTCCGCCGCCCATTCCGTCGTCACCACATTCACAGGCCAACAATCCCCAACTGCGCAAAACGTCCGAGCTCTTAGAAAACCTACAACGAGCATTGGCGCAGAAACCATCGGAAAACGTGGCCACCAACCTGTTGACCCAATCCGCTGCATCCGAGGCGACGTCGCCGCCCCAGTCAGAACCCCCCCAGAAACAGCCAACCATACCAGCAGAGGAAAAACTGTTCAAGGTTTCGATCGAGATTGAGCAGGCCGTCAACCTACCGAAGGTAAACGTTGGGAAAAAGTTCGGAAAGCGGAACAAGAATCGCACCCAACAGCAGCAGGGCGCCAGTCAACAGCAACGCGTTGAAGTGGAACCGAGCGCCTATGTTACGTTTGAAGGGTACAACCTGCAGCCGGGAATGGCCGATACGGTTAAATCGCACGAGGGCATCGTGTACACGACGGCGATCGTGGAGGGATGCTGCAGTCCCAGCTGGAAGAAGAAATTCGACGTCCGGCTGCCGGTGGATCTGATGACTAAT GACGAGAAAAGGTTCATTCTTAAGGTTTGGCGCAAAGCTGCTGTTCACAACACCAGTTCGGCATCATCGGTCAAGGCTGCCGCGTTTCCCGCACCAATGGAGGATGCCGTAGTAGGTTTTACGGCGGTGGATCTGAGCGTGTTCCTGAACGGGATGCCCTGCATACTCGGGTGGTACAATATTATGGATTTTTCCGGACGATGCAACGGCCAGATCAAG GTTAATATCCAACCGCTTGAGAACGTCACTGTGTACAAAGGTTTGGAAGAAGGCGTCAACTTCCAAATTCCGCTTTCAATTGACGTCGAATGCGGTGGACTTGACGGTGGAAACACTTCGCTGAGTCGTGCCCTGAAACGAAAGTTCACTGAGCTCGAAGAGATCACTCAGCGTTTGCGCGCCCGTCTATTCGACGTTACGGGCGATGAAAACGTCGATCCGGATGACGAGTTTGAACGCGATCTCAACACCGAAGCGGACGAAGAAGAAGACGATGAGTGGATCGATCCTCTGGAGGATAAATCTGGCCAAAAACGTAACAGTCAATTCCCGAATGGTTCGCAGCAAACAAGAACCACCAACACCTGTTCCTACACGATGTCGTCCGAACATCGCGCATCGGAACGAAGTCTGACCGGATGCTCGGACCGCTCCACCCAAATCGACAGCGATGCCGAAAACCGTTTGCTGTTGGAAAAGCTTCTCAAGAGCCACGATCTGGACACGCTGATTAATCCGAACATACTGAAGAACCTCATCAACCCGATCATGTCCACTTCGGAGTCAACCCCTATGACAAATCCATACGCAAACATACTGGAAAGCGAATCCTCCGGTGGTACCAGTGCGGATGCCGATATGAGTGATGATTCTGTCGTGGCCGCTGGTGACGGATCGACGTCGGACAAGGTCAAGCTGATCTCATCGGCTCTTCAAAGGGCAACCATTTCCGATGAGTCGACACCGCTGCAAACTGCTGAAGGTAGTTCCGGGCGGCAGGATTCCACCGATTCCAACAACAGCGGCAAACGGGAGGCACCGGAGGGAGAACCCATGAAGGTAAACGATAAGTAA
- the LOC134222752 gene encoding uncharacterized protein K02A2.6-like, with product MCKTKLDSKQSAMKKKHRVLHVREPGSDDDQTDASGDEARRSDSDSDVQQIYATDTKHEMVTCYVGGVKQNWIVDSGAHVNVVSRETWRKLKREGCKISCNHEGPKFLRVYGNGKLKVHKIIKTDISTRSKTVHHEVYVVDSERGANLLCKQTSLELDILKIEGEVFNVTSKEEKVGKVKNLQVGVNIDQKVVPVQQPARRLPIPLQELVESKLQDLLKQDIIEPAPLKVTWASPLVVTPKDSGRSVRLCVDMRRANEAIIPDRHPLPTFDEIMPHLDGCKFFSKIDLVKAFHQIELAPSSREITTFVTPNAYYRYKRLMFGMNCAAEIFQREIERILRGLKGTKVFIDDILVYAKTQEEHDRRVQAVLCRLEEFGLTVNMVKSEIGKTAVDFMGHTLSARGISPMNDKVSAIQAFRRPLNATEMRSFLGLVNYVGKFIPSLSSLSAPLRQMTIKGVPFNWTKEGKRAFEVIKSALVKPEHLGYFSPKNPTTLITDASANGLGAVLLQYTQGEPRVISYASKSLTKTEKKYSTLDKEALAIAWATERFRMYLTGLDFTIKTDHKPLVAIFSQTSIPNQRQERWVLKMQAYRYKIDFVPGKINIADPLSRLSEVLGDKSFDRSSEADLFAIVEVNKPAAITMNDIIQSSQNDDELQKVKSALHSGKWDDIRQYAPFKSELCFINDILLRKNRIVVPQNLRAVVLTLAHIGHPGREKMKRRMRVAVWWPGMDVAVEKTCKECFNCQLVAPFEKPEPLRIRDLPSASWIHLSGDFLGPLPDGCYIFVLIDLYSRFVLAEPMKQTTTGEVIRFLKESFTRMGLPCVLTFDNARNFSSQELKDYCVDKGIKLTHTTPYYPSANGEVERQNRSILKVLKIARQQGTNWKEALQEYLYMYSVTPHSVTGVPPAQLMFGRRFRDLIPHLQLELCDDEEMRDRDSIIKHNAKEYRDKKVGARESTIDIGDEVLLKNMTPQNKLSSNFLPTAAKVIQRCGNNLTVETGNGQVYRRNTSHVKSLVRPSDAEHQVIGENSDYAANPMSAWIPPKGSETLQRPRREIRRPKHLEDFYP from the coding sequence ATGTGTAAGACGAAGCTAGATAGCAAGCAAAGTgcaatgaagaaaaaacatCGTGTGCTGCATGTTCGAGAACCAGGAAGTGATGACGATCAAACGGATGCCAGCGGTGACGAAGCAAGAAGAAGTGACAGCGATAGTGATGTGCAACAAATTTACGCAACAGATACGAAGCACGAAATGGTAACATGTTACGTCGGCGGAGTCAAACAGAATTGGATCGTTGATTCAGGAGCCCATGTGAACGTCGTCAGTCGCGAAACCTGGCGTAAATTGAAGCGCGAAGGATGTAAGATTAGCTGCAATCACGAAGGTCCAAAATTTCTGCGCGTCTACGGAAATGGTAAACTAAAGGTGCATAAAATCATCAAGACGGACATCAGCACCCGCTCGAAAACAGTTCACCACGAAGTGTATGTCGTCGATAGTGAGAGAGGGGCCAACCTcctttgtaaacaaacatcGTTGGAGCTCGATATTTTGAAGATTGAAGGAGAGGTTTTCAACGTAACttcaaaagaagaaaaagtgggaaaagtgaaaaatttacAGGTAGGGGTGAACATCGACCAAAAAGTAGTTCCAGTTCAGCAGCCTGCTCGACGCCTTCCGATACCGTTACAAGAGCTCGTGGAATCAAAGTTGCAAGATTTACTCAAACAGGACATCATTGAGCCAGCACCACTAAAAGTTACCTGGGCCTCCCCTTTGGTGGTGACACCAAAGGATAGTGGCAGAAGTGTACGTCTGTGTGTCGACATGAGGCGTGCGAATGAGGCCATTATTCCGGATCGACATCCGTTACCTACCTTTGATGAAATTATGCCGCACCTGGACGGCTGCAAGTTTTTCAGTAAGATAGATCTTGTAAAGGCCTTCCACCAGATCGAGCTGGCACCATCATCAAGGGAGATCACCACGTTTGTCACGCCGAATGCTTATTATCGATACAAACGGCTCATGTTCGGCATGAATTGTGCGGCAGAAATTTTCCAAAGGGAGATCGAAAGGATTCTGAGGGGACTGAAAGGAACAAAGGTGTTTATCGACGACATTCTGGTATACGCAAAAACGCAAGAAGAGCATGATCGACGAGTTCAAGCCGTTCTGTGCCGACTAGAGGAATTTGGATTAACCGTAAACATGGTCAAAAGTGAGATCGGGAAGACCGCCGTTGACTTTATGGGTCACACCCTATCAGCCCGTGGTATTTCTCCGATGAACGATAAAGTCAGCGCCATCCAGGCTTTTCGAAGACCACTAAATGCTACCGAAATGCGGAGTTTTCTCGGATTGGTGAACTACGTTGGTAAGTTCATTCCGAGCTTATCCAGCCTATCCGCACCATTGCGACAGATGACAATAAAAGGTGTACCATTTAACTGGACGAAGGAAGGGAAACGTGCGTTTGAAGTAATCAAATCTGCTTTGGTTAAACCGGAACATTTGGGTTATTTCAGTCCAAAAAATCCGACTACTTTGATCACGGATGCAAGTGCTAACGGTCTAGGAGCAGTTTTGTTACAGTACACACAAGGCGAACCGAGAGTTATAAGCTACGCCAGCAAAAGTTTGACTAAGACGGAGAAGAAGTACTCAACATTGGACAAAGAAGCATTGGCGATTGCGTGGGCAACGGAGCGTTTTCGAATGTACCTTACTGGACTAGATTTTACCATAAAGACTGATCATAAACCATTAGTCGCTATCTTCAGCCAAACATCTATTCCAAATCAGCGACAGGAACGGTGGGTTCTAAAAATGCAAGCATATCGCTACAAGATCGACTTCGTACCTGGAAAGATAAATATAGCTGATCCTCTGTCACGACTTTCCGAAGTCCTCGGTGATAAATCTTTTGACAGAAGCTCAGAGGCAGACCTGTTTGCAATTGTGGAAGTAAATAAACCAGCCGCAATAACGATGAACGATATCATCCAAAGTTCCCAGAACGATGATGAACTGCAAAAAGTAAAATCTGCTTTGCACAGCGGAAAGTGGGATGATATTAGGCAATACGCACCATTTAAAAGCGAACTGTGCTTCATAAACGATATTTTATTACGTAAAAATAGAATCGTCGTTCCACAAAATCTTCGAGCGGTCGTCTTGACTCTAGCTCATATCGGACACCCCGGACGCGAAAAAATGAAAAGGAGAATGAGAGTAGCGGTTTGGTGGCCGGGTATGGATGTCGCTGTTGAAAAAACGTGCAAGGAATGTTTCAACTGTCAACTGGTAGCCCCGTTTGAAAAACCGGAGCCGTTGCGCATTAGAGATTTACCGAGTGCATCGTGGATTCATCTTTCGGGTGACTTTTTGGGTCCACTCCCAGACGGCTGTTATATTTTTGTCCTTATTGACCTGTATAGTCGTTTCGTATTAGCCGAACCAATGAAGCAGACAACAACAGGGGAAGTCATCAGGTTCTTGAAGGAAAGCTTCACTCGAATGGGTTTACCTTGCGTTTTGACTTTCGACAATGCAAGAAATTTCTCAAGCCAGGAACTCAAGGACTACTGTGTAGATAAGGGAATAAAACTAACCCATACTACACCATACTACCCTAGTGCAAATGGAGAGGTCGAGCGTCAAAATCGATCAATCCTCAAGGTATTGAAGATTGCAAGACAGCAAGGGACAAACTGGAAAGAGGCATTGCAAGAGTACCTCTATATGTATTCGGTCACTCCACACTCGGTAACAGGGGTTCCGCCTGCACAACTTATGTTCGGTCGTAGATTCCGAGATTTGATCCCACATCTGCAACTGGAATTGTGCGATGACGAAGAAATGCGCGATCGCGATAGCATTATAAAGCACAACGCCAAGGAGTACAGGGACAAGAAGGTTGGAGCTAGAGAATCGACAATTGACATAGGAGATGAAGTGCTACTGAAAAATATGACACCACAAAATAAGTTGTCATCGAATTTTTTACCAACTGCAGCTAAAGTGATTCAACGCTGCGGAAATAACCTTACAGTAGAAACAGGAAATGGGCAGGTCTACAGACGTAATACTTCCCACGTTAAATCATTGGTTCGTCCATCAGATGCAGAACATCAAGTAATAGGGGAGAATAGTGATTATGCTGCTAATCCGATGAGCGCTTGGATTCCACCCAAGGGATCAGAAACCCTCCAGAGGCCTCGCAGAGAAATACGACGTCCTAAACATCTGGAGGACTTTTATCCATAG
- the LOC134225761 gene encoding T-complex protein 1 subunit theta, giving the protein MALHVPKAPGFASMLKEGARAYSGLEEAVYRNINACKEFASSVRSAYGPNGMNKMIINHIEKQFVTSDAGTIMRELDVEHPAAKLMIQASQMQEAEVGDGTNFVVVFCGALLEAAEELLRLGVTTSDITEGYEKALDLALEALPSLVCHEVKDYRNQEQVKEALKASIMSKQLGNEDFISELITKACVSILPEKTTFNVDNIRVCKILGSGLHTSEVVHGMVFKRFVEGEITSAKNAKIAMFSCPVDIIQTETKGTVLIKSADELKNFSQGEENLLESQIKAIADTGAKVIVAGGKFGDMALHYMNKYNLMAVRLNSKFDLRRLSKAVNGTVLPRLTAPSSEELGYCDNVFVNELGDTSVCIFRSEGSDSRIATIVIRGSTDNYMDDIERAIDDGVNTFKGLSRDGRFLPGAGAVEIELARLSLEYADTLPGLDQYAVGKFAVALEAFPKALAENSGINATEIVNKLYLAHKEGKKNEGFDIDAEQPSTIDVTSTKIYDLFQTKYWGLKYAVGAACTILKVDQIIMAKRAGGPKPRAGAANSDDES; this is encoded by the exons ATGGCCCTTCACGTCCCGAAAGCACCTGGATTTGCTTCCATGTTAAAGGAAGGCGCTCGC GCTTATTCCGGCCTGGAGGAAGCAGTATACCGAAACATCAACGCCTGTAAGGAGTTTGCCAGTTCGGTGCGCTCGGCCTATGGCCCAAatggaatgaacaaaatgatcaTCAATCACATCGAGAAGCAGTTCGTCACTTCCGATGCGGGCACAATCATGAGAGAGCTGGATGTCGAACATCCGGCGGCCAAACTGATGATCCAGGCCAGCCAGATGCAGGAAGCCGAAGTGGGAGATGGAACAAACTTCGTGGTGGTGTTTTGCGGGGCATTGCTAGAGGCCGCCGAAGAGCTGCTCCGATTAGGAGTGACAACCAGCGATATTACTGAAGGGTATGAAAAGGCCCTGGATCTGGCTTTGGAAGCTCTGCCAAGTCTGGTTTGCCACGAAGTAAAGGATTATCGGAATCAAGAGCAGGTCAAGGAAGCATTGAAGGCTTCGATTATGTCCAAACAGTTGGGTAACGAGGACTTCATTTCAGAATTGATTACAAAGGCATGTGTTTCGATTCTGCCGGAAAAGACCACCTTCAATGTGGACAACATAAGAGTGTGCAAGATTTTGGGTAGTGGATTGCACACGTCCGAGGTGGTTCATGGAATGGTGTTCAAGCGGTTCGTGGAAGGCGAGATCACTTCGGCCAAGAATGCGAAAATCGCCATGTTTTCCTGTCCGGTGGATATTATTCAGACGGAAACGAAGGGAACCGTTCTGATCAAGAGTGCTGATGAGCTGAAGAACTTCAGCCAGGGAGAGGAAAATCTCTTGGAATCGCAAATTAAGGCTATTGCGGATACCGGGGCCAAGGTCATCGTTGCCGGAGGAAAGTTCGGCGACATGGCTCTGCACTACATGAACAAATATAACTTGATGGCGGTGCGTTTGAATTCCAAGTTCGATCTGCGTCGATTGAGCAAGGCCGTTAATGGAACTGTTCTACCTCGTTTGACTGCACCAAGCTCCGAAGAACTGGGCTATTGTGACAATGTGTTCGTAAATGAACTTGGAGATACATCAGTGTGCATTTTCCGCTCGGAAGGATCGGATAGCAGAATTGCTACCATTGTCATTCGTGGCTCCACAGACAACTACATGGACGATATCGAGCGTGCCATTGACGATGGAGTCAACACTTTCAAGGGTCTTTCACGCGATGGTCGGTTCCTGCCAGGAGCTGGAGCTGTAGAAATCGAACTAGCACGTTTGTCGCTTGAATATGCCGATACTTTGCCCGGATTGGATCAGTACGCGGTTGGAAAGTTTGCAGTTGCGCTGGAAGCGTTCCCCAAGGCATTGGCGGAGAACAGTGGAATCAATGCCACCGAGATTGTCAACAAACTCTATCTGGCCCACAAGGAGGGCAAGAAGAACGAAGGATTCGACATTGATGCAGAACAACCGTCGACGATTGATGTGACCAGCACCAAAATATACGATCTGTTCCAGACTAAGTATTGGGGACTGAAGTACGCCGTCGGTGCTGCGTGTACGATTCTGAAGGTCGATCAAATCATCATGGCGAAACGGGCCGGTGGACCGAAGCCTAGGGCCGGAGCGGCCAACAGTGATGATGAATCGTAA
- the LOC134225765 gene encoding guanine nucleotide-binding protein subunit gamma-1-like, whose product MDIMASNLQQQRAITEQLRREAAIQRVPVTQAVADIVKYVTEHEAEDCLLVGFSSQKVNPFREKSSCQIL is encoded by the coding sequence ATGGACATCATGGCTTCGAACCTCCAACAGCAGCGGGCCATCACCGAGCAGTTGAGGCGGGAGGCCGCGATCCAGCGGGTTCCGGTCACGCAAGCCGTGGCCGACATCGTCAAGTACGTGACGGAGCACGAAGCGGAGGACTGCCTGCTGGTGGGCTTCTCCAGCCAAAAGGTGAACCCCTTCCGGGAGAAGAGCTCCTGCCAGATTCTGTAG